From a single Paenibacillus sp. FSL R5-0345 genomic region:
- a CDS encoding glycosyltransferase family 4 protein, with the protein MADKATIVLFSHVSNTRSITGAEKLLLFFAQELSPYFNCILVAPQDGKLTAQARSCGISVQLLSIPLLYGMYTPYAGLEADARKFQEGREYHELTDWLASLRPSFIITSTCVHALPAMAAKSLGIPVVWKISETITDNEYTPISVGLIHRNSDEILSISQTAAACFPEEVRAEKVIQLPPSWNDKEMMIEAWSKLRGEHRRELRIKPQEQLVGYISSFINKEKGLEHFVKMAVLVYAVHPNTKFVVIGSAGDKSYYDRCVRKVKLEGLYTRFKFVGYAECLPSAYCAMDVLVVPSLIREGFGMTALEGMAFGKPVVAYDSGGLREILHAAGCSENLVPASDISALAERVNVMLAQPGLAITIGAQARERVDAVYGPAAYRSRLQGLAEMWSLRYCSAPPVREADSVVESPAVLPELPAASPALPPRSKGLPSRVARKRRGKVRARRRSGRPLVLRRAARKRRKGSARRRSTAGGKRRRARRSGRRRTA; encoded by the coding sequence ATGGCTGATAAAGCTACAATCGTCCTCTTTTCACATGTATCCAATACACGCAGTATTACCGGAGCGGAGAAGCTGTTGTTGTTTTTCGCTCAGGAGCTTTCTCCGTACTTTAATTGTATTCTCGTTGCACCTCAGGACGGCAAGCTGACTGCTCAGGCTCGAAGCTGCGGAATAAGTGTACAGTTGCTCTCGATTCCTCTTTTATACGGAATGTACACTCCTTATGCAGGGCTCGAGGCAGATGCTCGTAAATTTCAGGAAGGCAGGGAGTATCACGAATTAACAGACTGGCTAGCCTCTCTGCGCCCGTCGTTTATAATTACAAGTACCTGTGTGCATGCTTTGCCGGCAATGGCTGCCAAGTCACTGGGCATTCCGGTGGTATGGAAAATATCAGAGACGATAACTGACAATGAATATACACCCATTAGTGTAGGGCTGATTCATCGGAATAGTGATGAGATTCTGTCTATTTCACAGACGGCAGCAGCTTGCTTTCCAGAGGAAGTGAGAGCGGAGAAAGTAATCCAGCTACCCCCTTCTTGGAATGACAAAGAGATGATGATTGAGGCTTGGAGCAAGCTTCGGGGCGAACACCGGCGAGAGCTAAGGATTAAACCGCAGGAGCAGCTGGTCGGTTATATTTCTTCCTTTATTAATAAGGAAAAAGGATTGGAACATTTTGTGAAAATGGCTGTGCTTGTGTACGCAGTCCATCCCAATACGAAATTTGTTGTCATAGGCTCAGCCGGTGACAAAAGCTACTATGATCGCTGTGTCCGCAAGGTAAAGCTTGAGGGACTGTATACCCGCTTTAAATTTGTTGGTTATGCTGAATGTCTTCCATCTGCTTATTGCGCGATGGATGTACTGGTTGTTCCCAGTCTGATCCGTGAAGGCTTTGGAATGACCGCTTTGGAAGGAATGGCTTTTGGAAAGCCCGTAGTCGCTTACGACTCCGGGGGCTTGCGGGAGATTCTGCACGCAGCAGGCTGCAGCGAAAATCTCGTCCCAGCGTCGGACATTTCCGCGCTGGCCGAAAGAGTCAACGTCATGCTGGCGCAGCCGGGACTGGCGATAACCATAGGCGCCCAAGCGCGGGAGCGCGTCGACGCCGTTTATGGCCCAGCGGCTTATCGGAGCCGCCTGCAGGGTCTTGCGGAGATGTGGAGCCTCCGCTATTGCAGCGCACCGCCGGTGCGCGAGGCAGACAGCGTGGTGGAATCACCCGCTGTCCTGCCTGAACTGCCCGCAGCATCGCCGGCTTTGCCGCCGCGAAGCAAGGGCCTGCCGAGCCGCGTCGCCCGCAAGCGGCGCGGCAAAGTCCGGGCGCGCCGGCGAAGCGGTCGCCCGTTGGTTTTGCGCCGCGCTGCTCGCAAGCGGCGTAAGGGTTCTGCCCGGCGGCGGAGCACCGCCGGGGGCAAGCGCCGCCGGGCCCGCCGGAGTGGGCGGCGGCGCACGGCGTAA
- a CDS encoding CgeB family protein: MPTPPLPLTPPEEEKLRGRLSGFKGGYDEGYLRGRLAILNGRPEEVFPVRNIHVMYVASGKGYPYSPLDDAVLCALQKLTAQVTITDVRQNLVELAAAQRPDLVLVLDGMDLPLEQIDAIRTSGVRTAIWLTDDPYYTDFTIKIVAHYDFVFTLERNCIDFYRGLGCPEVHYLPFAAHLEHYRPTTTRSSLNREVSFIGSAYWNRVNFFREILPDLMNYNTVINGIWWDRLPEAPLYGDRIEIGKWMSPQETAVAYSGSKIVINLHRSHIDEVVNNNTLSIPAVSPNPRTFEIAATGTLQLVDARDDMGSFYKPGEEIETFASPQEMMDKIRYYLTHEEERRAIALRAFERTLKDHTYAKRIYQMLAVIYG, from the coding sequence ATGCCTACACCACCATTACCTCTGACACCTCCAGAGGAAGAAAAGCTGCGTGGTCGCCTGAGTGGTTTCAAAGGCGGTTATGATGAGGGCTATTTACGGGGGCGTCTTGCAATTCTGAATGGTCGTCCTGAAGAAGTATTTCCTGTACGGAATATTCATGTCATGTATGTCGCTTCTGGCAAAGGATACCCTTACTCCCCTTTAGATGATGCGGTTCTTTGCGCTCTGCAAAAATTAACAGCTCAAGTTACGATAACGGACGTGCGTCAAAATCTAGTAGAGTTGGCTGCAGCGCAAAGACCGGATCTTGTACTGGTATTGGACGGTATGGATTTACCGCTTGAGCAGATCGATGCGATTCGCACTAGTGGCGTCCGGACAGCGATTTGGCTTACAGATGATCCTTATTACACTGACTTTACGATCAAGATTGTAGCACACTACGATTTTGTATTCACACTTGAACGTAATTGTATTGATTTCTACCGGGGACTCGGTTGCCCTGAGGTCCATTATCTCCCCTTTGCTGCTCATCTAGAGCATTACCGTCCTACTACAACACGTTCGTCATTGAATCGGGAAGTTAGCTTTATTGGCTCCGCCTATTGGAACCGGGTCAACTTCTTCCGTGAGATTCTTCCTGACCTGATGAACTATAACACGGTGATTAACGGAATCTGGTGGGATCGTCTGCCTGAGGCCCCGCTGTACGGTGACCGTATTGAAATTGGTAAGTGGATGTCGCCACAAGAAACAGCGGTAGCTTACAGTGGCTCTAAAATCGTCATTAACCTCCACCGCTCGCACATTGATGAAGTAGTTAACAACAATACGCTCTCGATTCCAGCTGTTTCTCCTAATCCGCGTACCTTTGAAATTGCAGCAACAGGCACATTGCAATTAGTGGATGCCAGAGATGATATGGGATCTTTCTACAAACCGGGTGAAGAAATTGAGACCTTTGCAAGCCCTCAGGAAATGATGGATAAAATCCGTTATTACCTAACCCATGAGGAGGAACGCCGGGCGATCGCACTGCGCGCTTTTGAACGGACGCTTAAGGATCACACCTACGCAAAACGTATTTACCAGATGTTAGCGGTAATTTACGGCTAG
- a CDS encoding glycosyltransferase family protein, which produces MCEAVQRLNTPGVEACRPFKLMYVPQGFQAIDTGVTEALQQLVSELVISTPETMLETAAREMPGAVLVMNGLHVFPENHLEQISEIRKLGIPTAIWFVDDPYFTEDTSVICRHYDHVFTHELGCVEFYQSLGVSSVHYLPLCVNPKMFYPRRTGPQYQYDIVFIGNAFRNRTELFDELAPYLKGKKVLIAGGFWERLATYDQLTPFISNGFIPPEETANYYSGAKIVINIHRPWEVGQDNRNSYRLPSRSINPRTYEISACGTMQLTDVREDLGNYYRPGYDLDTFGSAKELQQKIEYYLKHEKERRIYALRGLRTTMRNHTFTARLPHLLNVIASRV; this is translated from the coding sequence ATGTGTGAGGCTGTGCAGCGTCTGAATACTCCAGGGGTCGAAGCCTGCCGACCATTTAAGTTAATGTATGTTCCTCAAGGATTTCAGGCGATCGACACTGGCGTAACGGAGGCACTGCAGCAGCTTGTAAGTGAGCTTGTAATAAGCACTCCTGAAACGATGCTGGAAACCGCGGCACGGGAAATGCCTGGAGCAGTATTAGTAATGAATGGACTTCACGTATTCCCGGAAAATCATTTAGAGCAGATTTCAGAGATAAGAAAGCTAGGCATCCCCACCGCCATCTGGTTTGTGGATGATCCTTATTTTACAGAGGACACTTCAGTCATTTGTAGGCACTATGATCACGTATTTACACATGAGCTGGGTTGTGTGGAGTTCTATCAATCCCTTGGAGTGTCATCGGTTCATTATTTGCCACTATGTGTCAATCCAAAGATGTTCTACCCACGCCGTACCGGCCCGCAATATCAGTATGACATTGTATTTATTGGTAATGCATTTCGTAACCGGACAGAGCTGTTCGATGAACTGGCACCTTATCTAAAGGGGAAGAAGGTGCTTATCGCCGGGGGATTTTGGGAACGCCTCGCCACCTATGATCAGCTTACACCTTTTATTAGCAACGGCTTTATTCCGCCTGAGGAAACAGCGAACTACTACAGTGGTGCGAAAATAGTCATTAATATTCACCGCCCGTGGGAAGTAGGACAGGATAACCGGAATAGCTACCGCCTTCCTTCACGTTCCATCAATCCGCGGACCTATGAGATCAGCGCCTGCGGTACTATGCAGCTTACGGATGTTCGTGAGGACCTGGGCAATTATTATCGGCCTGGTTATGATCTGGATACTTTTGGCTCCGCTAAGGAATTGCAGCAGAAGATTGAGTACTATCTGAAGCATGAAAAAGAGCGTCGAATCTACGCCTTACGGGGATTACGGACTACAATGCGCAACCATACATTCACTGCGCGTTTGCCTCATCTGTTGAATGTGATTGCTTCACGTGTATGA
- a CDS encoding AAA family ATPase, giving the protein MNNTTLYLRHAELLRDQVPSFQTYPFHLPAVRTLDRLIFQKPVTFLVGENGTGKSTLLEGIAAAWGFNPEGGTLNFSFNTRSSHSSLYEYFRIARGVRRPKDGFFLRAESYYNVASYIDELDEQPSFGPPIKNSYGGKSLHEQSHGESFFAAFVHRFGGRGLYILDEPEAALSPLRQMSLLVRMHELVQQDSQFIIATHSPILMSYPEAEIFLLEGEGIRSVALEETEHYTVTKAFMNDRQGMLRELLEDE; this is encoded by the coding sequence ATGAATAACACCACGCTTTACTTGCGTCATGCAGAACTGCTTCGTGATCAGGTTCCATCATTCCAAACCTATCCATTTCATCTGCCAGCCGTAAGAACACTGGATCGGCTTATTTTTCAAAAGCCAGTAACCTTTCTTGTCGGGGAGAATGGCACAGGGAAATCTACCTTGTTAGAGGGAATTGCTGCTGCGTGGGGCTTTAACCCTGAAGGTGGAACACTTAACTTCTCTTTTAACACTCGTTCCTCACATTCGAGTCTCTATGAGTATTTTAGAATTGCTAGAGGGGTTAGACGTCCGAAGGACGGCTTTTTTCTACGCGCGGAGAGCTATTATAATGTGGCTTCCTACATTGATGAATTAGATGAACAGCCTAGTTTTGGTCCACCAATCAAGAACTCCTATGGAGGCAAGTCTCTGCACGAGCAGTCTCACGGAGAGTCTTTTTTCGCAGCGTTCGTTCATCGTTTCGGAGGCCGCGGACTTTATATCCTTGATGAACCTGAAGCAGCTCTATCTCCGCTGCGGCAAATGTCTCTGCTGGTGCGTATGCATGAGCTAGTGCAACAGGATTCACAGTTTATTATCGCAACCCATTCACCTATTCTGATGTCCTATCCGGAAGCCGAAATTTTTCTTCTAGAGGGTGAGGGCATCCGTTCTGTCGCCTTGGAGGAGACGGAGCACTATACCGTGACCAAAGCATTTATGAATGACCGTCAGGGCATGCTGCGTGAGCTTTTAGAGGATGAATGA
- the wsfD gene encoding glycan biosynthesis hexose transferase WsfD: protein MKKFWKPEYLVSLAGCGLIIYLLFVGPFIGVADNGDFLRMMNTIGLNYYDTAASYTDQFFNFSHSRFAYENLFRGFYPSSQILVVLVPRLIGGLIHGSFFDVRLLGAVYGLLLLVATWLLVKYNARGSYVTGLLLGAAILFVFYDIGYLAYFNSLFGEPVSMVFMLLTFALGLRLTSQEKPTTKGLTLFFIAILFLVTSKIQNAPVGIAFALIFLRFMTLDGERKWRKLALRFSIAIFLVSIVMYVTAPKELKHINLYQTVFFGILNESPDVKGDLQDLGLPERLEVLAGTNYFQTDTVIKQDDPSLVPDFYDRVSHKDVLFFYLKHPGRLIDNMEYAASNSMAIRPYYLGNYEKSENKPAGALSYTYSGWSEFKNKYIPHTLGFLSLFYLLYFAGALFQYFRSRDVRGRVAGELLMLLGLIGIFSFLVPILGDGRADIGKHLFLFNVCFDMMVVVMFGWIVHKLVGIVRR from the coding sequence ATGAAAAAGTTCTGGAAACCGGAGTATCTCGTAAGCCTTGCCGGCTGCGGTCTCATTATTTATCTGCTATTCGTAGGACCTTTTATTGGGGTTGCTGATAATGGAGATTTCCTGCGTATGATGAATACCATCGGTCTGAACTACTATGATACTGCAGCATCGTATACCGACCAGTTTTTTAATTTTAGCCATTCTCGTTTTGCGTATGAGAATTTGTTTAGGGGCTTCTATCCTTCTTCACAGATTTTGGTTGTGCTTGTACCGAGGTTGATCGGCGGTCTCATCCATGGCAGCTTTTTTGATGTTAGATTGCTCGGTGCAGTTTACGGTCTTCTTTTACTGGTGGCGACCTGGCTGCTGGTGAAGTACAATGCTCGCGGCTCTTATGTTACGGGGCTGCTGCTAGGTGCAGCTATTTTGTTTGTATTTTACGATATTGGGTATTTGGCATACTTTAACTCCTTGTTTGGAGAGCCGGTATCGATGGTATTCATGCTGCTAACCTTTGCGCTGGGATTAAGACTTACTAGCCAAGAAAAGCCTACGACTAAAGGGTTAACCTTGTTCTTTATCGCGATTCTGTTTCTGGTCACCTCCAAAATTCAGAATGCGCCGGTTGGGATTGCCTTTGCATTGATCTTCCTGCGGTTTATGACGCTTGATGGTGAACGAAAATGGAGAAAGCTGGCCTTACGCTTTTCGATTGCGATATTTCTGGTATCCATCGTTATGTACGTGACGGCGCCAAAAGAGCTAAAGCATATTAACCTGTATCAGACTGTGTTTTTTGGGATATTAAATGAATCACCGGATGTGAAGGGAGATTTGCAGGATCTCGGATTGCCGGAGCGGTTGGAGGTACTTGCAGGCACGAATTATTTTCAGACAGATACAGTCATTAAACAGGATGATCCATCGCTGGTACCAGATTTCTACGACCGGGTATCCCATAAGGATGTATTGTTCTTCTACTTAAAACATCCAGGACGGTTAATAGATAATATGGAATATGCTGCGAGTAACAGTATGGCGATTCGCCCTTATTATCTAGGGAACTATGAGAAGAGTGAAAATAAGCCAGCAGGCGCATTATCGTATACTTATAGTGGATGGAGCGAATTCAAGAACAAGTATATTCCGCATACGCTTGGATTCCTCTCCCTATTTTATCTGCTGTATTTTGCCGGGGCATTGTTCCAATACTTCCGCAGTAGGGATGTTCGGGGAAGAGTTGCTGGTGAACTGCTGATGTTATTGGGACTGATAGGGATTTTCTCCTTCTTGGTTCCGATTCTTGGGGACGGAAGGGCTGATATCGGTAAGCATTTATTCTTGTTTAATGTGTGCTTCGATATGATGGTTGTAGTCATGTTCGGATGGATTGTGCACAAGCTCGTAGGGATTGTAAGACGTTAA
- a CDS encoding LTA synthase family protein: MKKQGQDRAHFFIVVILLWLKLLFLRVLFFDRIAWEWIAADVAPVLFIMGILTVITPSRVRTTVYWIFNGFLSLLLFAASVYFNHFGSVPTYLALSEINQVFQVKASVESTIKSIDYLFFADFVIFAIYGLIRRWRQGKAYPHERYSYRKTGLVQVLVILVSIIGGFSLSAYSVHSARGITNELVQAETAGFINYEVVAAIKIKEDNNLIGTGDIKDTIAKVDALQSSYPYSDKPAGTTPDYFGSQKGKNVIVLQLEAFQNFPLHQSLDGQELTPVMNKLADEGFYFPHVYQQIGPGNTSDAEFMSNTSIYPIGTLAMSTGFGDRELPSLPRLLRDKGYEAYTFHVNKVGFWNRNELYPALGFNGYYDKDYFTNDHFNAFGASDEQLYITGVEKLAELKKKGTPFYAQMVTASSHHPFKIPDSFKKITVPDNLKDTMLGDYLTAINYTDYAIGTLIEGLKENGLWDNTVLVMYGDHFGLQPQDVPPEQVESALGVPYDSRISRFNIPLIVRVPGMEQGKVVERTGGQLDILPTIANLMGVSLQQEGFTAFGHDLLNIDRNVLGMRYYLPSGSFFNDDILYVPGKGFADGEAVSLDTLKPVTDFSKYQSDYEYVLKLMNLSDEYVKLLPQR, encoded by the coding sequence GTGAAAAAGCAAGGGCAGGATCGTGCCCATTTCTTTATCGTTGTTATATTGTTATGGTTAAAGCTGTTGTTTTTGAGAGTGTTGTTCTTTGATAGAATTGCTTGGGAATGGATTGCAGCGGATGTAGCGCCAGTCCTATTTATCATGGGGATTTTAACAGTGATTACGCCATCTAGGGTGAGAACAACCGTCTATTGGATATTTAATGGTTTTTTATCGCTGTTGCTGTTCGCAGCTAGTGTGTATTTTAATCACTTTGGTTCTGTTCCAACCTATCTAGCCTTATCCGAAATTAATCAGGTATTTCAAGTGAAGGCAAGCGTAGAATCTACTATAAAGAGTATTGATTACTTATTCTTCGCGGATTTTGTTATCTTCGCCATCTACGGCTTGATTCGCAGATGGAGACAAGGAAAAGCCTACCCGCATGAACGCTATAGTTACCGGAAGACAGGATTAGTACAGGTGCTGGTGATTCTGGTATCCATTATTGGAGGTTTTTCTTTATCGGCATATTCTGTTCACTCTGCTCGGGGGATTACGAATGAGCTTGTACAGGCAGAAACTGCCGGATTTATAAATTATGAGGTCGTTGCAGCGATTAAGATTAAAGAAGATAACAATCTTATTGGAACGGGAGATATTAAGGATACGATCGCGAAGGTTGATGCGCTGCAATCTTCCTATCCATATAGTGACAAGCCAGCGGGTACGACTCCTGATTATTTTGGCTCACAAAAGGGTAAAAATGTAATTGTGCTACAATTAGAAGCTTTTCAAAATTTCCCATTGCATCAATCCCTGGATGGGCAAGAATTGACGCCAGTCATGAATAAGTTAGCAGATGAGGGCTTTTATTTCCCTCATGTCTATCAGCAGATTGGTCCAGGGAATACATCTGATGCGGAATTCATGAGCAATACGTCAATTTATCCGATTGGTACGTTGGCCATGTCTACCGGATTCGGGGACAGAGAATTGCCAAGCTTACCACGTCTGCTAAGGGATAAAGGATATGAGGCGTACACCTTTCATGTGAATAAAGTAGGCTTTTGGAATCGGAATGAGCTTTACCCGGCGCTTGGTTTTAACGGCTATTATGATAAAGATTATTTTACGAATGATCATTTTAATGCGTTCGGTGCTTCCGATGAACAGCTGTATATTACGGGTGTCGAGAAATTGGCAGAGCTAAAGAAGAAAGGTACTCCTTTTTACGCGCAGATGGTGACAGCATCGAGTCATCATCCTTTCAAAATCCCGGATTCCTTTAAGAAAATCACTGTGCCTGATAATTTGAAGGATACGATGCTTGGTGATTATTTGACTGCTATAAACTATACTGATTATGCCATAGGTACTTTAATAGAAGGTTTGAAAGAAAATGGATTGTGGGATAACACTGTTCTGGTTATGTATGGTGATCACTTTGGCCTTCAGCCTCAGGATGTTCCGCCGGAGCAAGTGGAAAGCGCACTTGGTGTTCCATATGATTCCCGGATCAGCCGCTTTAATATTCCACTCATTGTGCGTGTGCCGGGAATGGAGCAAGGGAAGGTAGTAGAGCGTACGGGAGGACAACTAGATATCCTTCCTACGATAGCTAATTTAATGGGCGTTTCACTACAACAAGAAGGATTTACAGCATTTGGTCATGACCTGCTCAACATTGATCGTAATGTGTTAGGCATGAGGTATTATTTGCCTTCCGGCTCCTTCTTTAATGATGACATTCTCTATGTCCCTGGAAAAGGATTTGCAGATGGTGAAGCTGTGTCGCTGGATACGCTCAAGCCGGTAACGGATTTCTCGAAATATCAGAGCGATTATGAGTATGTATTGAAGCTAATGAATTTGTCCGACGAATATGTGAAGCTGTTACCACAGAGATAG
- a CDS encoding 5'-deoxyadenosine deaminase: MGNILIKNAEIITMNKQEDMLVGDVRIKDDIIVEIGTDLIPKGDEKVINATNRTLIPGFVQTHIHLCQTLFRGKGDDLELMDWLRKRIWPLEAAHDEESLYYSAMLGIGELISSGTTTIVDMETVHHTDYAFQAIAKSGIRALSGKVMMDQKGGDVPEALQEDTASSLQESVDLLEKWNGYGNGRIQYAFSPRFVISCTEPLLTEVRVLSARYDVKVHTHASENLGEIEIVQAMTGMRNIVYLDHLGLANERLILAHCVWLDAEERRILRDRGVHVSHCPGSNLKLASGIADTPGMLHDHVSLSLGADGAPCNNNLDMFNEMRLAAIIQKPQHGPTTMDARSVFRMATIGGAKAVGMEEKIGSIEVGKKADLVLLNLFNFHTFPSYDVDPISRIVYSATRADVETTIIDGEIVMERGLLKTVDKEIVLNEANRSIKRLLKHTSIV; this comes from the coding sequence ATGGGGAACATCCTAATTAAAAATGCTGAAATCATTACCATGAATAAGCAGGAGGATATGCTTGTCGGGGATGTTCGAATTAAGGACGATATCATCGTAGAGATCGGCACTGACCTGATCCCGAAGGGAGACGAAAAGGTAATCAATGCCACAAACCGGACCTTAATCCCCGGTTTTGTTCAGACACATATTCATTTATGCCAGACGTTATTCCGTGGGAAGGGAGATGATCTGGAGCTTATGGATTGGCTGCGTAAACGGATTTGGCCGTTAGAAGCTGCGCATGATGAAGAATCCCTTTATTATTCGGCGATGCTTGGTATTGGGGAACTGATCTCCAGCGGAACCACTACGATTGTTGATATGGAGACTGTCCATCATACGGACTATGCTTTTCAGGCTATTGCTAAAAGTGGAATTCGGGCATTGTCCGGCAAGGTGATGATGGATCAAAAAGGAGGAGATGTGCCTGAAGCACTGCAAGAAGACACTGCTTCTTCTTTGCAGGAAAGTGTGGATTTGCTTGAAAAATGGAATGGCTATGGCAATGGCCGAATTCAATATGCGTTCTCTCCGCGTTTTGTAATATCCTGCACCGAGCCCTTATTAACCGAGGTACGAGTTCTCTCCGCAAGGTATGATGTGAAGGTCCATACCCATGCTTCTGAGAACTTAGGGGAAATTGAGATTGTGCAGGCGATGACCGGAATGCGTAACATCGTCTACCTGGACCATCTAGGATTAGCTAATGAGCGCTTAATACTGGCGCACTGTGTTTGGCTGGATGCTGAGGAGCGGCGCATATTGCGAGATCGCGGAGTCCATGTAAGTCATTGCCCCGGTTCAAATCTGAAACTAGCCTCTGGAATTGCAGATACACCGGGGATGCTCCATGATCATGTGTCACTAAGTCTAGGTGCTGACGGTGCACCGTGCAATAATAATCTAGATATGTTTAATGAAATGCGCCTTGCGGCAATTATTCAGAAGCCTCAACATGGACCTACGACGATGGATGCGAGAAGTGTATTTCGTATGGCAACTATAGGCGGGGCAAAGGCGGTAGGAATGGAAGAGAAGATCGGCAGTATTGAGGTAGGTAAAAAGGCAGACCTAGTGCTTCTGAATCTCTTCAATTTCCACACCTTCCCCTCCTACGACGTTGATCCTATCTCTAGAATTGTATATTCCGCTACCCGGGCGGATGTGGAAACTACGATTATCGATGGGGAGATCGTGATGGAAAGAGGTCTGTTGAAGACTGTAGATAAAGAAATTGTTCTGAATGAAGCTAACCGTTCTATTAAAAGATTGCTTAAGCATACTTCGATCGTCTAA
- a CDS encoding DL-endopeptidase inhibitor IseA family protein, with the protein MPTISQTPSELQAFIAAAEKAWFEVYDSADSRRVIRVDGADYYRLPVRFSTRAKVISYFRKYWGITMSNTMFCNLQTVSRNNRLYVISGDTGTIAFIPRRLTVTGRTSTRIRLTAVLSIDDMSDEDIVNVRYLIGVSGNRLLILNRDQKNTDPRYQTCR; encoded by the coding sequence ATGCCAACAATTTCTCAAACCCCAAGTGAGTTGCAAGCATTCATTGCCGCTGCTGAAAAAGCATGGTTCGAGGTCTACGATTCTGCCGATTCCCGTAGAGTGATCCGCGTTGACGGTGCTGATTATTATCGTCTGCCGGTTAGATTCAGCACCAGAGCGAAGGTCATTTCATATTTTAGAAAATACTGGGGTATTACAATGAGCAACACCATGTTCTGTAATTTACAAACCGTTTCTAGAAACAACAGACTCTACGTAATATCGGGAGATACAGGAACCATTGCTTTTATCCCAAGAAGACTCACCGTTACGGGTCGCACATCAACAAGAATACGCCTTACAGCAGTTCTGTCGATAGATGATATGAGCGATGAAGATATCGTTAACGTTCGTTATCTAATCGGCGTATCAGGAAATAGACTGCTCATCCTTAACCGAGATCAAAAAAATACTGACCCACGATACCAGACCTGCCGTTAA
- a CDS encoding GNAT family N-acetyltransferase: MQVGNGIRKARQEEIEEIMELISKCVQVMQAAGSDQWDERYPNREIIELDIAQGTLYVCEEDQAIAGILVLDENASEEYKKIEWKQNQGPHLIMHRLAVHPQIQGKGIATRLIAFAEDYAARNGYTSIRLDTYAKNTRALEIYPRLGYDHRGEVDFPNRTANFPVFEKVLKPEQRPDSST; encoded by the coding sequence ATGCAAGTAGGAAATGGGATCAGAAAAGCTAGACAGGAAGAGATAGAAGAGATTATGGAATTGATCTCAAAATGTGTACAAGTTATGCAGGCCGCTGGAAGCGACCAGTGGGATGAGCGCTATCCGAATAGAGAGATTATCGAACTGGATATCGCGCAGGGTACCTTATATGTATGTGAAGAGGATCAGGCTATCGCAGGTATTCTTGTATTGGATGAGAATGCTTCTGAGGAATATAAGAAGATCGAGTGGAAGCAAAATCAAGGGCCACATCTGATTATGCATCGGTTAGCAGTCCATCCACAGATTCAGGGTAAAGGGATTGCGACTAGGTTAATTGCTTTTGCAGAGGATTACGCAGCACGTAATGGTTACACAAGTATTCGGTTAGATACTTATGCCAAGAATACTAGAGCACTTGAAATTTATCCTCGCCTTGGTTATGACCATAGAGGTGAAGTGGATTTTCCAAACCGCACGGCGAACTTTCCAGTATTCGAGAAGGTGTTGAAACCGGAACAGCGTCCGGATTCTTCAACATAA
- a CDS encoding nucleoside-diphosphate sugar epimerase gives MKVQNKITKVLQHMAHTHEQMARILDAERHVAVRMSQIVHDLPDADPDFDGISGMIESSTQVNKNIIAYLNALADLEEAMAEGVGRVIKELNGQDEE, from the coding sequence ATGAAGGTGCAGAATAAAATAACTAAAGTCCTGCAGCACATGGCCCATACGCACGAACAGATGGCGCGGATTCTAGACGCAGAGCGCCACGTGGCTGTCCGTATGTCGCAAATTGTCCACGATCTGCCAGATGCAGATCCCGATTTTGACGGTATCAGCGGGATGATCGAAAGCTCAACTCAGGTAAACAAGAATATTATTGCTTACTTGAACGCACTTGCAGATCTGGAAGAAGCGATGGCTGAAGGGGTAGGCAGAGTAATTAAGGAACTGAACGGTCAAGACGAAGAGTAA